From a single Nocardioides sp. dk884 genomic region:
- the ftsW gene encoding putative lipid II flippase FtsW, translated as MTTTANPPTREGKQVAPPGRLGWLASARAALRSPLAPYYLLLGASALLLTIGLIMVLSASSVYSYKTHDGDSYAVVKRQLMWVLIALPLAWLASRVPLRLIRGLTFPAYIFSLVLLLATALFGIVINGNKNWLALGPLVIQPAEIAKLALVLWAAHVYANKERRLGELWHMILPVVPGLAIATVLVVVGRDLGTALVFMSIGVGLLFVAGAPRRFFTICILGLGAAVLALATGNSERMGRILNFADPFKDFHDAGWQPAHGLYALSSGGWLGQGIGYSRQKWGDLPEAHTDFIFAVLGEELGLIGTLLVIGLFLTIAYAAVRVARETRDPFVRYASFGIVVWLLGQMMINVGMVLALLPVIGIPLPLVSYGGSALVPSLVALGLLIGFARREPTAARILSQRKRGRPAGLSALTHR; from the coding sequence GTGACGACCACCGCGAACCCGCCCACCCGCGAGGGCAAGCAGGTCGCCCCACCGGGCCGGCTGGGTTGGCTGGCCTCGGCGCGGGCCGCGCTGCGCAGCCCGCTGGCGCCGTACTACCTGCTGCTGGGCGCCTCGGCGCTGCTGCTGACCATCGGCCTGATCATGGTGCTCAGCGCCTCCAGCGTCTACAGCTACAAGACCCACGACGGCGACTCCTACGCCGTGGTCAAGCGCCAGCTGATGTGGGTGCTGATCGCGCTGCCGCTCGCCTGGCTGGCCAGCCGGGTGCCGCTGCGGCTGATCCGTGGGCTCACCTTCCCCGCGTACATCTTCTCCCTGGTGCTGCTGCTCGCGACCGCGCTCTTCGGCATCGTGATCAACGGCAACAAGAACTGGCTGGCGCTCGGGCCGCTGGTCATCCAGCCCGCCGAGATCGCCAAGCTGGCGCTGGTGCTGTGGGCGGCGCACGTCTACGCCAACAAGGAGCGCCGCCTCGGCGAGCTGTGGCACATGATCCTGCCGGTGGTCCCGGGCCTGGCGATCGCGACGGTCCTGGTGGTCGTCGGCCGTGACCTGGGCACCGCGCTGGTGTTCATGTCGATCGGGGTCGGGCTGCTGTTCGTGGCGGGTGCGCCGCGGCGCTTCTTCACGATCTGCATCCTCGGGCTCGGCGCGGCCGTGCTCGCGCTCGCGACCGGCAACTCCGAGCGGATGGGGCGCATCCTCAACTTCGCCGACCCGTTCAAGGACTTCCACGACGCGGGCTGGCAGCCCGCGCACGGGCTCTACGCGCTGTCCTCCGGCGGCTGGCTGGGCCAGGGCATCGGCTACAGCCGCCAGAAGTGGGGCGACCTGCCCGAGGCCCACACCGACTTCATCTTCGCGGTGCTCGGCGAGGAGCTCGGGTTGATCGGCACGCTGCTGGTCATCGGGCTGTTCCTCACCATCGCCTACGCCGCGGTGCGGGTGGCGCGGGAGACCCGCGACCCGTTCGTGCGCTACGCCAGCTTCGGCATCGTGGTCTGGCTGCTCGGGCAGATGATGATCAACGTCGGCATGGTGCTGGCGCTGCTGCCGGTCATCGGCATCCCGCTGCCGCTCGTCTCCTACGGCGGCTCGGCGCTGGTGCCTTCCCTGGTCGCGCTGGGGCTGCTGATCGGCTTCGCGCGCCGGGAGCCGACCGCGGCGCGCATTCTCTCGCAGCGCAAACGAGGCCGTCCGGCGGGTCTGTCCGCGCTCACGCACCGGTGA
- a CDS encoding cell division protein FtsQ/DivIB: MARSALPDAEASRRRFARRQWRRRWLTWKYGVAAFLVLLVAGATVWALWFSSWLSVEGVEVRGTSVLDAAAVTEAAQVPDGRALVSVDLAGVEARVEALAPVLDAEVTRQWPDRVLVEIEERTAIAVVELSGRVRGMDADGVLFRDYPKMPDDLPRVQAASGIDSEALRESAAVIAALPGDLAATVDHVEVESIDRISFVLRDDREVLWGSAEETELKAEVLPGLLRQEGSVFDVSVPARPTIQP, encoded by the coding sequence GTGGCTAGGAGCGCCCTCCCCGACGCGGAGGCCTCGCGTCGCCGGTTCGCCCGTCGCCAGTGGCGGCGGCGCTGGCTCACGTGGAAGTACGGCGTGGCCGCGTTCCTCGTGCTCCTCGTGGCCGGTGCGACGGTCTGGGCGCTGTGGTTCTCCTCCTGGCTCTCGGTGGAGGGCGTCGAGGTCCGGGGGACCTCGGTGCTCGACGCCGCCGCGGTCACGGAGGCCGCGCAGGTGCCCGACGGCCGGGCGCTGGTCTCGGTCGACCTGGCGGGCGTCGAGGCGCGTGTCGAGGCGCTCGCGCCGGTGCTGGACGCCGAGGTGACCCGCCAGTGGCCCGACCGGGTGCTGGTCGAGATCGAGGAGCGCACGGCGATCGCGGTCGTCGAGCTCAGTGGCCGGGTGCGCGGCATGGACGCCGACGGCGTGCTGTTCCGCGACTACCCGAAGATGCCCGACGACCTGCCCCGGGTGCAGGCGGCCAGCGGGATCGACTCCGAGGCGCTGCGCGAGAGCGCCGCGGTGATCGCCGCGCTCCCGGGCGACCTCGCCGCCACCGTCGACCACGTCGAGGTCGAGAGCATCGACCGCATCTCGTTCGTGCTGCGCGACGATCGCGAGGTGCTGTGGGGGAGCGCGGAGGAGACCGAGCTCAAGGCCGAGGTGCTGCCCGGCCTGCTGCGCCAGGAGGGGAGCGTCTTCGACGTGAGCGTCCCCGCGCGCCCCACCATCCAGCCCTGA
- a CDS encoding UDP-N-acetylmuramoyl-L-alanyl-D-glutamate--2,6-diaminopimelate ligase → MVRWTVAHDPSATTRGRVEGVSVTGVSLSSQRVRPGDLYAALPGARAHGIDFAADAVAAGAVAVLTDPTGADRAPAGLPLLVVAHPRGLLGALAAYVYGEPARELRMIGVTGTQGKTTTTRLAESGLEGSGTRAGVVGTVGTRIAGEDVPTTLTTPEAPDLHGLFALMRERDVAACAMEVSSHALVMGRVDGVVFDVAVFLNLGRDHLDFHGTVAEYFAAKASLFTPERARLGLVNLDDEHGRRLLAEATVPVRTFSATGGDADWRAVDVELQAGGSRFTVLGPDGVRIEAGVPLPGDFNVANALAAIAACAEAGFDPAPVAAALAAGAGVPGRLERVEAGQDFEVVVDYAHKPDAVAAAIATLRPLTEGQVIVVLGAGGDRDAGKRPIMAGIAAELADVLVLTDDNPRTEDPAEIRAQMRAGTTGDHGTVRAEVLEIGDRREAIATALRRAGRGDIVLVAGKGHETGQEIHGVVHPFDDRAVVRELLAGGDPA, encoded by the coding sequence CTGGTCCGCTGGACCGTCGCACACGACCCCTCCGCCACCACGCGGGGACGGGTCGAGGGCGTCTCGGTGACCGGAGTGTCCCTCAGCAGCCAGCGGGTCCGCCCCGGCGACCTGTACGCCGCCCTGCCCGGCGCCCGCGCGCACGGCATCGACTTCGCCGCCGACGCGGTGGCCGCGGGCGCGGTGGCGGTGCTGACCGACCCGACCGGCGCCGACCGCGCGCCCGCGGGGCTGCCGCTGCTGGTGGTCGCCCACCCGCGCGGCCTGCTCGGCGCGCTCGCGGCGTACGTCTACGGCGAGCCGGCCCGTGAGCTGCGGATGATCGGCGTGACCGGGACCCAGGGCAAGACGACCACCACCCGGCTGGCCGAGAGCGGCCTGGAGGGCTCGGGCACCCGGGCCGGCGTCGTCGGCACCGTCGGCACCCGGATCGCCGGCGAGGACGTGCCCACCACCCTCACCACCCCCGAGGCCCCCGACCTGCACGGGCTGTTCGCGCTGATGCGCGAGCGCGACGTGGCGGCGTGTGCCATGGAGGTCTCCAGCCACGCGCTGGTCATGGGTCGCGTGGACGGCGTGGTCTTCGACGTCGCGGTCTTCCTCAACCTGGGCCGCGACCACCTGGACTTCCACGGCACCGTGGCTGAGTACTTCGCCGCGAAGGCGTCGCTGTTCACCCCCGAGCGCGCCCGGCTGGGCCTGGTCAACCTCGACGACGAGCACGGCCGACGCCTGCTCGCCGAGGCCACCGTGCCGGTGCGCACCTTCTCGGCCACCGGCGGCGACGCCGACTGGCGCGCCGTCGACGTCGAGCTGCAGGCGGGCGGCTCGCGCTTCACCGTGCTCGGTCCCGACGGGGTGCGCATCGAGGCCGGCGTACCGCTGCCCGGGGACTTCAACGTCGCCAACGCCCTCGCCGCGATCGCGGCCTGCGCCGAGGCCGGGTTCGACCCGGCTCCGGTGGCCGCGGCCCTCGCCGCCGGGGCCGGCGTCCCGGGGCGCCTGGAGCGCGTCGAGGCCGGCCAGGACTTCGAGGTCGTCGTCGACTACGCGCACAAGCCCGACGCGGTCGCCGCCGCGATCGCCACGCTGCGCCCGCTCACCGAGGGCCAGGTCATCGTGGTGCTCGGCGCGGGCGGGGACCGCGACGCCGGCAAGCGCCCGATCATGGCGGGCATCGCCGCGGAGCTCGCCGACGTGCTGGTGCTCACCGACGACAACCCCCGCACCGAGGACCCCGCCGAGATCCGCGCCCAGATGCGGGCCGGCACCACCGGCGACCACGGCACCGTGCGCGCGGAGGTCCTCGAGATCGGCGACCGGCGCGAGGCGATCGCGACCGCCCTGCGCCGGGCCGGTCGCGGCGACATCGTGCTGGTGGCCGGCAAGGGCCACGAGACCGGGCAGGAGATCCACGGGGTGGTCCACCCCTTCGACGACCGCGCGGTGGTCCGCGAGCTGTTGGCCGGGGGAGACCCGGCATGA
- the murG gene encoding undecaprenyldiphospho-muramoylpentapeptide beta-N-acetylglucosaminyltransferase: MRVLLAGGGTAGHTSPLIATADALRRLDPSTEITCLGTPRGLENTVVPAAGYPLELVPPVPLPRKPGMDLLRVPGRLRAAVRAAHDVFDKVRPDVVVGYGGYVSMPAYLAARRRGVPLVVHEQNAVPGLANKVGARVAGRVAVSFPDTPLPRAEYVGLPIRRMISTLDRAALRAEAREFFGLDPERPTLVVTGGSQGARRLNQSVSGAAPALAAAGVQVLHVVGPKGEADPHTEGGAPYVVVPFVDRMDYALAAADLMVCRSGASSVTEAAAVGVPAIFVPLPHGNGEQEHNARPVVDAGGALLVADGDFTTDWVTAHVPGLATDPVRLAAMSAAATGLIPRDADDKLARIVLEAAAGGAR; this comes from the coding sequence ATGCGCGTCCTACTCGCCGGCGGAGGCACCGCCGGCCACACCTCGCCCCTGATCGCCACCGCCGACGCCCTGCGGCGTCTCGACCCCAGCACCGAGATCACCTGCCTCGGCACCCCTCGCGGGCTCGAGAACACCGTGGTCCCGGCCGCCGGCTACCCCCTCGAGCTGGTCCCGCCGGTCCCGCTGCCGCGCAAGCCCGGCATGGACCTGCTGCGCGTGCCCGGCCGGCTGCGTGCCGCGGTCCGCGCCGCGCACGACGTGTTCGACAAGGTCCGCCCCGACGTCGTGGTCGGCTACGGCGGCTACGTGTCGATGCCGGCCTACCTGGCCGCCCGGCGCCGCGGCGTACCCCTGGTGGTGCACGAGCAGAACGCCGTGCCCGGCCTGGCCAACAAGGTCGGCGCCCGGGTCGCCGGCCGCGTCGCGGTCAGCTTCCCCGACACCCCGCTGCCCCGAGCGGAGTACGTCGGCCTCCCGATCCGCCGGATGATCTCGACCCTGGACCGGGCGGCGCTGCGCGCCGAGGCGCGGGAGTTCTTCGGCCTCGACCCCGAGCGCCCGACCCTCGTGGTCACCGGCGGCTCCCAGGGAGCGCGCCGGCTCAACCAGTCGGTCTCCGGTGCGGCCCCCGCGCTCGCCGCGGCGGGCGTGCAGGTGCTGCACGTCGTCGGCCCGAAGGGCGAGGCCGACCCGCACACCGAGGGCGGCGCGCCGTACGTCGTGGTGCCGTTCGTGGACCGCATGGACTACGCCCTCGCCGCCGCCGACCTGATGGTCTGCCGCTCGGGCGCCTCGAGCGTCACCGAGGCCGCAGCCGTGGGCGTGCCGGCGATCTTCGTCCCGCTGCCGCACGGCAACGGCGAGCAGGAGCACAACGCCCGCCCGGTCGTCGACGCCGGGGGAGCCCTGCTGGTCGCCGACGGCGACTTCACCACCGACTGGGTCACCGCGCACGTCCCCGGTCTGGCCACCGACCCGGTGCGGCTGGCGGCGATGAGCGCCGCGGCCACCGGCCTGATCCCGCGCGACGCCGACGACAAGCTGGCCCGCATCGTGCTCGAGGCCGCCGCAGGGGGTGCGCGATGA
- the ftsZ gene encoding cell division protein FtsZ: MAAAQNYLAIIKVVGIGGGGVNAVNRMIEIGLKGVEFIAINTDAQALLMSDADVKLDIGRELTRGLGAGANPDVGAQAADDHAEEIEEVLKGADMVFVTAGEGGGTGTGGAPVVARIARSLGALTIGVVTRPFAFEGRRRANSAEEGIAALREEVDTLIVIPNDRLLSISDRNVSVLDAFKQADQVLLQGVSGITDLITTPGLINLDFADVKSVMANAGSALMGIGSARGEDRSVAAAEMAVSSPLLEASIDGAHGVLLSIAGGSDLGLFEINEAAALVAQAVHPEANIIFGATIDDALGDEVRVTVIAAGFDGGTPKRRDEGTVLRRESRPQQTQEETRAAAASTRPAPAQGSPLRPAPTGQAPQAPQGQPAQQGSQYGAPQAQPAQGGPRGNQPQQPTQPPAPRQAPPQVQFDDDDLDVPDFLK; the protein is encoded by the coding sequence GTGGCAGCAGCGCAGAACTACCTGGCCATCATCAAGGTCGTGGGCATCGGTGGCGGCGGCGTCAACGCCGTCAACCGGATGATCGAGATCGGCCTCAAGGGCGTCGAGTTCATCGCCATCAACACCGACGCCCAGGCGCTCTTGATGAGCGACGCCGACGTCAAGCTCGACATCGGCCGCGAGCTCACCCGCGGTCTCGGTGCCGGCGCGAACCCCGACGTGGGTGCGCAGGCGGCCGACGACCACGCCGAGGAGATCGAAGAGGTCCTCAAGGGCGCCGACATGGTCTTCGTGACCGCCGGCGAGGGTGGCGGCACCGGCACCGGCGGTGCGCCGGTCGTCGCGCGCATCGCGCGCTCGCTGGGTGCGCTGACGATCGGTGTGGTCACCCGCCCGTTCGCCTTCGAGGGTCGTCGTCGCGCCAACTCCGCCGAGGAGGGCATCGCCGCGCTGCGCGAGGAGGTCGACACCCTCATCGTGATCCCCAACGACCGGCTGCTCTCGATCAGCGACCGCAACGTCTCGGTGCTCGACGCGTTCAAGCAGGCCGACCAGGTGCTGCTGCAGGGTGTCTCCGGCATCACCGACCTGATCACCACCCCGGGCCTGATCAACCTCGACTTCGCCGACGTCAAGTCAGTCATGGCCAACGCCGGCTCCGCGCTGATGGGCATCGGCTCGGCGCGTGGTGAGGACCGCTCCGTCGCCGCCGCCGAGATGGCCGTGTCCAGCCCGCTGCTCGAGGCCTCGATCGACGGCGCGCACGGCGTGCTGCTCTCCATCGCCGGTGGTTCCGACCTCGGCCTGTTCGAGATCAACGAGGCCGCGGCGCTGGTCGCCCAGGCCGTGCACCCCGAGGCCAACATCATCTTCGGTGCGACGATCGACGACGCCCTGGGCGACGAGGTCCGGGTGACCGTGATCGCCGCCGGCTTCGACGGCGGCACCCCCAAGCGTCGCGACGAGGGCACGGTGCTGCGCCGCGAGTCCCGTCCTCAGCAGACCCAGGAGGAGACCCGCGCCGCCGCTGCGAGCACGCGTCCCGCCCCCGCCCAGGGGTCGCCGCTGCGTCCGGCCCCCACCGGCCAGGCGCCGCAGGCACCCCAGGGCCAGCCAGCCCAGCAGGGCTCGCAGTACGGCGCCCCGCAGGCCCAGCCCGCCCAGGGCGGCCCGCGTGGCAACCAGCCGCAGCAGCCCACCCAGCCGCCGGCGCCGCGCCAGGCCCCGCCGCAGGTGCAGTTCGACGACGACGACCTCGACGTCCCGGACTTCCTGAAGTAG
- the mraY gene encoding phospho-N-acetylmuramoyl-pentapeptide-transferase, whose translation MRAILIGGGLALLISLLGTRVAIKQFTKLGYGQEIRDDGPTSHHTKRGTPTMGGVVIILATVIAYFAAKLLTGDVPSASGMLLLFLFVGMGLVGFLDDFIKIYKQRSLGLRSKAKMVGQTVIALIFGGLALSPWLEDSRGETPASRHLSFLRDIDQFALPAIVVLVLIWLFVAGFSNAVNLTDGLDGLAAGACVMVFAAYTLVNIWQFNQFCGAAPGPKCYDVRDPLDLAVIAAAITGACFGFLWWNASPAQIFMGDTGSLALGSALAGFAILTRTELLLVVLGGIFVVETVSVMLQVGYFKLTGGKRIFRMAPIHHHFEMLGWEQVTVVIRFWIITGLCVATGLGIFYAEWVAGS comes from the coding sequence ATGAGAGCGATCCTGATCGGCGGGGGACTCGCGCTGTTGATCTCGCTGCTCGGCACCCGCGTGGCGATCAAGCAGTTCACCAAGCTCGGCTACGGCCAGGAGATCCGCGACGACGGACCCACGAGCCACCACACCAAGCGCGGCACGCCCACGATGGGCGGCGTGGTGATCATCCTCGCCACCGTCATCGCCTACTTCGCGGCCAAGCTGCTCACCGGCGACGTGCCGTCGGCCTCCGGGATGCTGCTGCTGTTCCTCTTCGTCGGCATGGGCCTGGTCGGCTTCCTCGACGACTTCATCAAGATCTACAAGCAGCGCAGCCTGGGCCTGCGCAGCAAGGCCAAGATGGTCGGGCAGACAGTCATCGCCCTGATCTTCGGTGGCCTGGCGCTGTCGCCCTGGCTGGAGGACTCCCGCGGGGAGACACCCGCCTCGCGTCATCTGTCCTTCCTGCGCGACATCGACCAGTTCGCGCTGCCGGCGATCGTCGTGCTCGTGCTGATCTGGCTCTTCGTCGCGGGCTTCAGCAACGCCGTCAACCTCACCGACGGCCTCGACGGGCTCGCGGCCGGCGCCTGCGTGATGGTCTTCGCGGCCTACACGCTGGTCAACATCTGGCAGTTCAACCAGTTCTGCGGCGCCGCTCCCGGCCCGAAGTGCTACGACGTGCGCGATCCCCTCGACCTCGCGGTGATCGCCGCGGCGATCACCGGCGCCTGCTTCGGCTTCTTGTGGTGGAACGCCTCGCCGGCCCAGATCTTCATGGGCGACACCGGCTCCCTGGCGCTGGGCAGCGCCCTCGCCGGCTTCGCGATCCTGACCCGCACCGAGCTGCTGCTCGTCGTCCTCGGCGGCATCTTCGTCGTCGAGACGGTCTCGGTGATGCTCCAGGTCGGCTACTTCAAGCTCACCGGAGGCAAGCGGATCTTCCGGATGGCACCGATCCACCACCACTTCGAGATGCTCGGGTGGGAGCAGGTCACGGTGGTCATCCGGTTCTGGATCATCACCGGGCTCTGCGTGGCCACCGGCCTGGGCATCTTCTACGCCGAATGGGTGGCGGGCAGCTGA
- the murC gene encoding UDP-N-acetylmuramate--L-alanine ligase, which produces MKVPVPDELLPAERLGRVHFVGIGGAGLSAIARLMLARGVAVSGSDGVDSPTLERLRDLGARVHVGHDAAHLRGPEHAVDTLVVSTAVREDNPEYLEAVAQGLRVLPRSAALSAVMAGRRVLAVAGTHGKTTTTSLLTVALQAAGADPTYAVGGELAQTGTNAEEGSSDLFVAEADESDGAFLVYEPYAAIVTNVEADHLDNWGTEEAYRAAFDRFADRVDPAGFLVCVADDEGAAALAERAARAGRRVVTVGESAAAEVRAVDLVFAGTTSAFTVLDRGTELGRVTLQIPGRHYVLDALAALTVGLRLGLDFDRLRAGLEGFAGTRRRMERKGEVAGVRVYDSYAHHPVEIAGDLQAARAVAGDGRVVVAFQPHLVSRTRIFGTAMGEALGAADEVVVLPIHLAREEADPAVTAALVADAVPLPAERVVRASDLPGAARELASRARPGDLVLTLGAGSVTEVGPLVLDLLGSGG; this is translated from the coding sequence ATGAAGGTCCCCGTCCCCGACGAGCTGCTGCCCGCCGAGCGCCTCGGCCGCGTCCACTTCGTCGGCATCGGCGGCGCCGGGCTGTCCGCGATCGCCCGCCTGATGCTGGCCCGCGGCGTCGCGGTCAGCGGCAGCGACGGCGTCGACAGCCCCACCCTGGAGCGGCTGCGCGACCTCGGCGCCCGCGTCCACGTCGGTCACGACGCCGCCCACCTGCGCGGCCCCGAGCACGCCGTCGACACCCTGGTGGTCTCCACCGCAGTGCGCGAGGACAACCCCGAATACCTCGAGGCCGTCGCCCAGGGCCTGCGGGTGCTGCCGCGCTCCGCCGCGCTGAGCGCCGTGATGGCCGGGCGCCGGGTGCTCGCGGTCGCCGGCACGCACGGCAAGACCACCACCACCTCGCTGCTCACCGTCGCCCTCCAGGCCGCCGGCGCGGACCCGACGTACGCCGTGGGCGGGGAGCTGGCCCAGACCGGCACCAACGCCGAGGAGGGCAGCAGCGACCTGTTCGTCGCCGAGGCCGACGAGTCCGACGGCGCGTTCTTGGTCTATGAGCCCTACGCCGCGATCGTCACCAACGTCGAGGCCGACCACCTCGACAACTGGGGCACCGAGGAGGCCTACCGCGCCGCGTTCGACCGGTTCGCCGATCGGGTCGACCCCGCCGGCTTCCTGGTCTGCGTGGCCGACGACGAGGGCGCGGCGGCGCTGGCCGAGCGCGCCGCGCGCGCCGGTCGCCGCGTCGTGACCGTGGGGGAGTCGGCCGCAGCGGAGGTCCGCGCGGTCGACCTGGTCTTCGCGGGCACCACCTCCGCCTTCACCGTCCTCGACCGCGGCACCGAGCTCGGCCGGGTCACCCTGCAGATCCCGGGCCGCCACTACGTCCTCGACGCCCTCGCCGCGCTCACCGTCGGCCTGCGCCTCGGCCTGGACTTCGACCGGCTGCGCGCCGGCCTGGAGGGCTTCGCCGGCACCCGGCGCCGCATGGAGCGCAAGGGCGAGGTCGCGGGCGTGCGGGTCTACGACAGCTACGCCCACCACCCCGTCGAGATCGCCGGCGACCTGCAGGCGGCGCGCGCCGTGGCCGGCGACGGGCGCGTCGTGGTCGCCTTCCAGCCCCACCTGGTCTCACGCACCCGCATCTTCGGCACCGCGATGGGCGAGGCGCTCGGCGCGGCCGACGAGGTCGTGGTGCTCCCCATCCACCTCGCCCGTGAGGAGGCCGACCCCGCGGTCACCGCGGCGCTGGTGGCGGACGCCGTACCGCTGCCGGCCGAGCGTGTGGTCCGGGCGTCCGACCTCCCCGGGGCCGCGCGCGAGCTGGCCTCCCGGGCGCGGCCCGGCGACCTGGTGCTGACCCTCGGCGCGGGCAGCGTGACGGAGGTCGGGCCGCTGGTCCTCGACCTGCTGGGTTCCGGTGGCTAG